Proteins from one Salvelinus namaycush isolate Seneca chromosome 34, SaNama_1.0, whole genome shotgun sequence genomic window:
- the LOC120028614 gene encoding uncharacterized protein LOC120028614 codes for MDGSSSCGWPCAGDSSLQPPSPPEALLVKVQPVVDQSPVDNSTQIWTRPLSPEDLLNQMQLLRQELGELTALMQPVVDQSSNAMEASPQRPPTPESFLCQQGVADLIALTEPVLLDQSPVDTSTQIWTRPLSPEDLLTQMQLLRQEVVELSASISQVLDEPETSYLDAPTPPLPKAAWAYKGEPQRALSRSSISKSVCISWPYSIYPHFDLIGQPVPEEKPVVMVDKASSTPKKMSFWRRLVCCFGKRNKTGSTKNNKVKKKTKAKGEKTKVQEKTKVEKDTAMTRGCFSTYFNLIKLLTK; via the exons ATGGATGGAAGCTCAAGTTGTGGATGGCCATGTGCAGGCGATAGTTCACTACAGCCCCCCTCCCCTCCTGAGGCCCTCCTGGTGAAGGTGCAGCCTGTCGTGGATCAAAGCCCAGTGGACAATTCAACACAGATATGGACACGGCCCCTCTCCCCCGAAGACCTCCTAAATCAGATGCAGCTGCTCCGCCAAGAGCTTGGCGAGTTGACTGCATTAATGCAGCCTGTCGTGGACCAAAGCAGCAACGCTATGGAGGCTTCACCACAGCGCCCTCCCACACCTGAATCTTTCCTGTGCCAACAAGGGGTTGCCGACCTGATTGCATTAACTGAACCTGTCCTGCTGGATCAAAGCCCAGTGGACACTTCAACACAGATATGGACACGGCCCCTCTCCCCCGAAGACCTCCTAACACAGATGCAGCTGCTCCGCCAAGAGGTTGTGGAGCTGAGTGCTTCAATCAGCCAAGTTCTGGATGAACCCGAGACAAGCTATTTGGACGCACCGACACCACCTCTCCCTAAAGCCGCCTGGGCCTACAAGGGTGAGCCTCAGAGGGCCCTGAGCCGGTCCTCCATCTCTAAGAGTGTGTGCATTTCATGGCCGTACTCCATCTACCCTCACTTTGACCTCATCGGCCAACCAGTTCCTGAGGAGAAGCCTGTGGTAATGGTTGACAAGGCTTCCTCAACGCCCAAGAAGATGTCTTTCTGGAGGAGGCTGGTATGTTGTTTTGGGAAGAGGAACAAGACTGGATCCACTAAGAACAACAAGGTCAAGAAGAAGACCAAGGCAAAGGGGGAGAAGACCAAGGTccaggagaagaccaaggtggaGAAG GACACTGCCATGACCAGGGGATGTTTCTCCACGTATTTCAACCTCATAAAACTGCTCACAAAGTAA